The following DNA comes from Alienimonas californiensis.
CACGCAGCCGTCCACCTCCTGCCGATCGGCGGCTCTCCCGTGGGCGGCTCTCCCTGGGGCGGGGGGCGGCGGGGCGGGCGGTTCGGTCGGGTCGGTTCCCATCGCGGCGGGGCGGCGGAAGGGGGGCGGGAAATAGCGGCGACGCGAACCGGCCCGGTTTCGACGGCCGAACCATGCAGCGCCGCCCCCGGCGAAGGAAGGGCGACCCGGGCGAACGCATAGGAATCTGTTGAAACTTTATCCGTTGAGCCGGACGAACGCTCGGAACCGCGTCGTCCCGGCGGTTCCCGCGTGAACCCCGGCCGGCCGGATCGGTCTATACTCCCCCCCATGACGTTTCCGACCACGCCTCCCGCCAGACCGGCCCCCGTGCCCGCCAAACCGGCCTCCGTCGTTCCCCCGCTGGACGAACTCCGTGAGGAGTTCGAGTTCCTGGGGAACTGGGAGGACCAGTGCGAGTTTTTGATCGACGTCGGCATGGACCTGCCCCGCCTGCCGGAGCAGGACAAGACCGAGGAGACCCGCGTGCACGGCTGCCAGAGCCTTGTCTGGATGACCGTCGGCGAGCAGGACGGCCGCCTCCGCATCGCCGCCGAGAGCGACGCGATGATCGTCAACGGCCTGATCGCCGTGCTCTTGGCGACCTTCGACGGCAAAACCCCCGCCGAGGCCCTCGCCGTGGACGTGGACGAGGTCTTCGCCTCCCTCGGCCTCGACGAACATCTGTCGTCCGCCCGCAAAAGCGGCTTGGCGGGGATGGTTCAACGCATCCGCGGCGAAGCGGCGAGGTATCGAGTGGAGGGGGCGGAATGAACCAGACATCCCCCGCCCCGGAGGCCCGGGTCTCCCAGGTCATCGACGCCCCGCCGCCGAACACGCCGCTGGACGTGGACGCCGTTCGGGCTCAGTTTCCGATCCTCAACCGGCCGCTGCCCAACGGGAAGGCGCTGACGTACCTCGACAGCGGCGCCACCGCCCAGAAGCCGGCCGTCGTGCTGGACGCGATGCGGGAGTGCTTCGAGAACTACTACTCCAACGTCCACCGCGGCAAAAGCACGCTCGGTCGGCAAGTGACCGGCGCCGTGGAGCAGGCCCGCGAGGACTGCCGCCGGTTCGTGGGCGCCGCCGACGCCTCCGAGATCGTCTTCACCGCCGGCACGACCGCGGGGATCAACCTCGTCGCCGACACCTGGGCTCGGGCGAACCTGCAACGGGGCGACGTGATCGCCACCACGCTGCTGGAGCACCACGCCAACCTCGTGCCCTGGCAGATGGTCGCCGCACAGACCGGCGCCGAACTGCGGTTCCTGCCGCTCACCGACGACGGCCGGATCGACATGAGCCGTCTAGACGAGGCGCTCACGGACCGCACGAAGCTGCTGGCGGTGACGGCCTGCTCGAACGTCCTCGGCACGCTGCCGGACGTGAAGGCGCTGTGCGACGCGGCGAGGGCTGTCGGGGCGGTCAGCGTGATCGACGCCGCCCAGTTCGTGCCGCACCGCCGCACCGACGTCCGTGCCTGGGGCTGCGATTTCCTCACGTTCAGCGGCCACAAGCTCTACGGCCCCACCGGCGTCGGCGTGCTGTACGGCCGGCGGGACCTGCTGGAGGCCATGCCGCCCTGGCAGGGCGGGGGGAACATGATCCACCGGGTCTTCGCCGACCGCAGCGAATGGGCGCCGCCCCCGGCGAAGTTCGAGGCCGGCACCCCGCCGATCGCGGAGGTCATTGGGCTCGGCGCCGCGGTAAACTGGGTCGAATCGCTCGACTGGGAGGCGATCGAACAGCACGACGCCGAACTCGCCGCCTACGCCCTCGAACGCCTGCAAGAGGTGCCCGGCCTGACCGTCTACGGCCCGTCGGCGGAGCATCGGGCCGCCCTCGCCAGCTTCACGGTCGAGGGCGCCGCCGCGGAGGACCTGAACTTCCTCCTCGATCGTCGCGGCATTGCCGTCCGCCACGGCCACCACTGCACGATGCCGCTGCACGATCTGCTGGGCGTCCCGGCGACGACCCGGGCCAGCTTCGGCGTCTACAACACGCCGGCGGAGGTGGACGTGCTCATCGAAGCCCTCCTCGCCGCCCGCATCCGGCTGCGGTTGGGGTAAGGCTGACTTAGTTGACCGGGACGCAAACTGGCCGACGGTGTTCTCGGCTAATTGGCTTCCTGCATGGCGGCGATGACTAAGTCTCGCACAAAGGAGTTGAGTTCCGTTATTAGCTCCTCCGGTTTCTGGCCGCGCCCGGAATTACCTTCGTGGACGAGTTTGCTACGAATCGAATAACATTGCTCGAAGAACTTGCCCGCGGCTTTTCCGTTATAGGTCTTTCCGGCAAGGAGCGACTCAGCCAGCTTCCTGCCGGAGCGTCCAATGGAGTCGCGGAACAGCCAGTCAAGGCTCCCGCAGATTGACTGTTTCTCGTCTTGCGGAAGTTCTGACTCTCGAGTTTGCGAAATCAACGACCGGACGTGGCTTTGCACTACGTCTGACCTTTCCGACGGTTCGAGGATTGCCTCGACGGCCATGACAAGTGCGAGAAATCGACTACGGATCGACGATTCAAAATAAGAGGCGTTCAAAAGCTCGCAGGCAATCTCCTGTCTTGCGGTCGGCTTAAGGTTCATTGCGTGAGCTTTCTGAAGCTTCAGAATGAAATCCTCCCCGTCATGCTCGCCAGTCAGCCGTCCACAAGTACTAGCGAACCGGGTGGGGAGGCTGCTGTTGTAAACGAGAAGCCCGTGCACATCGTTTAGGACGGTCACTCCAGTTCCACGGCGAACTTTGTCTCTTAGATAGTCCGAGATTCCGCCTGAAGCGACGTTCTTGCCCAAGTCGACGCCCATCCCGGTGCTAATCGAACAGCCGATCAGTGCGGCCCGAGCCTTTCTTCCCTCTATTTCGGCGGAGGCTTTCGAACGGAACGGCCCTCCCGAGAGTATAAGACAGGAACTGTCCGCGATCGGTTCGCCGGTGCAGGATCGAAGCGTCAATTGTGGCTCGCCTGCGTTGGCAGGTATTGCAACCTCTCGCTGTTTAATCCCGATCCTGCGTTGCGAAGGCAGGAGAAACCGCACTCTGAAGGAATACTCCGGATTCGGCAAATTCGACGGCACCGAGGTCGGTGGGGCGTGATCCGGCTGCGGCACCTGCTTATTGAGCAATCTCCCAATGAATCTGACAGCAGCGGCCACTAGTTTCAGCATTGTCGGCAGGCCCTTCGAAGATCTTCCGGGAGGGTGGACGAGATCGCGAGCAGAACGGCCGGGGCCGGTAGATGGGGCCCCTACCTTGCCTCGATCAGCTCGTCCAACTCGAACGGGCGGGAGGAGGTCGCGTCGGCGGTGGGGAAGTCCTGCGGGACCGGCAGGGTCACCTCGCCGGTGGCGGCCCACTGGGCGCCGCGGTTGAGGGTGAGGATGAAGTCCACGCTTTCGCAGGCCTCGGCGCTGTGGCCGAGCGTCGTGTGAAACACGCGGCCCTCGCCGTAGCGGATGGTCATCAACATCGGTTCGTGCTTGCCGGTGGGGGCGTTGTCCGTCTGATCCTTGCCGGTGGCCAGCACGGTCAGGCTCTCCGCCGGGCCGCGGAGGCGGGCGTAGCACTCGTCCGCGGCGTGCTGCCAGCGGTCGGGCAGGCCGGCGACGATCGGGTGCTCGGCCCGCTTGACGATCGGGAAGGGCAGG
Coding sequences within:
- a CDS encoding SufE family protein, coding for MPAKPASVVPPLDELREEFEFLGNWEDQCEFLIDVGMDLPRLPEQDKTEETRVHGCQSLVWMTVGEQDGRLRIAAESDAMIVNGLIAVLLATFDGKTPAEALAVDVDEVFASLGLDEHLSSARKSGLAGMVQRIRGEAARYRVEGAE
- a CDS encoding HEPN domain-containing protein, whose amino-acid sequence is MLKLVAAAVRFIGRLLNKQVPQPDHAPPTSVPSNLPNPEYSFRVRFLLPSQRRIGIKQREVAIPANAGEPQLTLRSCTGEPIADSSCLILSGGPFRSKASAEIEGRKARAALIGCSISTGMGVDLGKNVASGGISDYLRDKVRRGTGVTVLNDVHGLLVYNSSLPTRFASTCGRLTGEHDGEDFILKLQKAHAMNLKPTARQEIACELLNASYFESSIRSRFLALVMAVEAILEPSERSDVVQSHVRSLISQTRESELPQDEKQSICGSLDWLFRDSIGRSGRKLAESLLAGKTYNGKAAGKFFEQCYSIRSKLVHEGNSGRGQKPEELITELNSFVRDLVIAAMQEAN
- a CDS encoding aminotransferase class V-fold PLP-dependent enzyme codes for the protein MNQTSPAPEARVSQVIDAPPPNTPLDVDAVRAQFPILNRPLPNGKALTYLDSGATAQKPAVVLDAMRECFENYYSNVHRGKSTLGRQVTGAVEQAREDCRRFVGAADASEIVFTAGTTAGINLVADTWARANLQRGDVIATTLLEHHANLVPWQMVAAQTGAELRFLPLTDDGRIDMSRLDEALTDRTKLLAVTACSNVLGTLPDVKALCDAARAVGAVSVIDAAQFVPHRRTDVRAWGCDFLTFSGHKLYGPTGVGVLYGRRDLLEAMPPWQGGGNMIHRVFADRSEWAPPPAKFEAGTPPIAEVIGLGAAVNWVESLDWEAIEQHDAELAAYALERLQEVPGLTVYGPSAEHRAALASFTVEGAAAEDLNFLLDRRGIAVRHGHHCTMPLHDLLGVPATTRASFGVYNTPAEVDVLIEALLAARIRLRLG